One genomic window of Quercus robur chromosome 6, dhQueRobu3.1, whole genome shotgun sequence includes the following:
- the LOC126732738 gene encoding uncharacterized protein LOC126732738 isoform X1, whose product MREEICFFNKDTLLIKPPKKSPLLLRMVILVFAMVCGVYIYSICLKQLSIHTKTKLLNIQLIGRPCPDDCIKLSEIPYVHYPKPETFSRAECKHNPVKFFAIVSMQRSGSGWFETLLNSHVNVSSNGEIFSVKDRRNNISSIIQTLDKVYNLDWFSSASKNQCSAAVGFKWMLNQGLMEHHKEIAEYFNHKGVSAIFLFRRNLLRRMVSLLANSYDQYAKLLNGTHKSHVHTPEEADILSKYKPSINSTALITQLKDMEVITAKALEYFNSTRHIILYYEDLIMNRTKLKDVQEFLKLPQMVLSSRQIKIHKGPLSDHIKNWEDVNKTLAATAYESFLHADY is encoded by the exons ATGAGAGAAGAAATCTGTTTCTTCAACAAG GATACTCTCTTAATAAAGCCTCCTAAGAAATCTCCATTGTTATTAAGGATGGTAATCTTGGTGTTTGCAATGGTCTGTGGCGTTTATATATACTCAATCTGTCTCAAGCAGTTAAGTATCCACACCAAGACTAAACTTCTAAACATCCAACTCATTGGAAGGCCTTGCCCTGATGATTGCATCAAGCTATCCGAAATTCCTTATGTGCATTACCCAAAACCTGAAACTTTTAGCAG GGCTGAGTGTAAACATAATCCTGTAAAGTTCTTTGCCATTGTATCAATGCAGAGATCAGGAAGTGGGTGGTTTGAGACCCTATTGAATAGTCATGTTAATGTGAGCTCTAATGGGGAGATATTCTCTGTTAAGGATAGGAGAAACAATATTTCTTCAATTATACAGACTCTAGATAAAGTTTACAATTTGGATTGGTTCAGTAGTGCTTCAAAAAATCAATGCTCGGCGGCAGTTGGCTTCAAGTGGATGCTTAATCAG GGGTTGATGGAGCACCATAAAGAAATAGCTGAATACTTCAATCATAAGGGTGTTTCTGCAATCTTTCTCTTCCGAAGAAATTTATTGCGTCGGATGGTTTCATTGCTTGCCAATTCGTATGATCAATATGCTAAGCTATTGAATGGAACTCACAAGTCACATGTACATACACCTGAAGag gccGATATACTTTCAAAGTACAAGCCTTCAATAAACTCCACGGCGTTGATTACTCAACTGAAGGACATGGAGGTGATAACAGCCAAGGCTTTAGAATACTTCAACAGCACTCGGCACATCATTCTGTACTATGAGGATCTTATCATGAACCGCACT AAACTAAAAGATGTTCAAGAGTTTCTGAAGCTTCCACAGATGGTATTGTCAAGCCGGCAAATTAAAATACACAAAGGACCATTGTCGGACCACATTAAGAACTGGGAAGATGTTAACAAGACACTTGCAGCAACAGCTTATGAGAGTTTTCTCCATGCAGACTATTAG
- the LOC126732738 gene encoding uncharacterized protein LOC126732738 isoform X2 produces MREEICFFNKDTLLIKPPKKSPLLLRMVILVFAMVCGVYIYSICLKQLSIHTKTKLLNIQLIGRPCPDDCIKLSEIPYVHYPKPETFSRAECKHNPVKFFAIVSMQRSGSGWFETLLNSHVNVSSNGEIFSVKDRRNNISSIIQTLDKVYNLDWFSSASKNQCSAAVGFKWMLNQGLMEHHKEIAEYFNHKGVSAIFLFRRNLLRRMVSLLANSYDQYAKLLNGTHKSHVHTPEEADILSKYKPSINSTALITQLKDMEVITAKALEYFNSTRHIILYYEDLIMNRTARLWTMYSV; encoded by the exons ATGAGAGAAGAAATCTGTTTCTTCAACAAG GATACTCTCTTAATAAAGCCTCCTAAGAAATCTCCATTGTTATTAAGGATGGTAATCTTGGTGTTTGCAATGGTCTGTGGCGTTTATATATACTCAATCTGTCTCAAGCAGTTAAGTATCCACACCAAGACTAAACTTCTAAACATCCAACTCATTGGAAGGCCTTGCCCTGATGATTGCATCAAGCTATCCGAAATTCCTTATGTGCATTACCCAAAACCTGAAACTTTTAGCAG GGCTGAGTGTAAACATAATCCTGTAAAGTTCTTTGCCATTGTATCAATGCAGAGATCAGGAAGTGGGTGGTTTGAGACCCTATTGAATAGTCATGTTAATGTGAGCTCTAATGGGGAGATATTCTCTGTTAAGGATAGGAGAAACAATATTTCTTCAATTATACAGACTCTAGATAAAGTTTACAATTTGGATTGGTTCAGTAGTGCTTCAAAAAATCAATGCTCGGCGGCAGTTGGCTTCAAGTGGATGCTTAATCAG GGGTTGATGGAGCACCATAAAGAAATAGCTGAATACTTCAATCATAAGGGTGTTTCTGCAATCTTTCTCTTCCGAAGAAATTTATTGCGTCGGATGGTTTCATTGCTTGCCAATTCGTATGATCAATATGCTAAGCTATTGAATGGAACTCACAAGTCACATGTACATACACCTGAAGag gccGATATACTTTCAAAGTACAAGCCTTCAATAAACTCCACGGCGTTGATTACTCAACTGAAGGACATGGAGGTGATAACAGCCAAGGCTTTAGAATACTTCAACAGCACTCGGCACATCATTCTGTACTATGAGGATCTTATCATGAACCGCACT GCCAGGCTGTGGACAATGTACTCAGTGTAA